From Anaerohalosphaera lusitana, one genomic window encodes:
- a CDS encoding DMT family transporter translates to MPVWVLFSLVAMVGNVAKVLVVKRFCQDVDSRLVVLSGRVVSAAVLMPVLVWRFGGVPTDAGFWGTIAVTAVFTAVASVLLTEAVKKGPLAVVMPVQAAVPVFAMGALVVIYHELPGWDAVVLIGVSMAAIAYTLWASYADKRAAGDRRMVFAVYSVIAAGIFGVCTILDRVAISQVADGALAYSACWNLVSAGIMAGETVRARVRVRGMGRKNAAAVGMYAGAVLVAFYAQQYAVQRSLEIAGAVVNVKSVVMLHLPVVILAGVLFFGERVSRRVLVGGLVAVAAGIWLVRVIV, encoded by the coding sequence ATGCCGGTTTGGGTTTTGTTCAGTCTGGTTGCGATGGTGGGGAACGTTGCGAAGGTGCTGGTGGTCAAGCGGTTCTGTCAGGACGTGGACTCGCGGCTGGTGGTGCTTAGCGGGCGGGTTGTGTCGGCGGCGGTTTTGATGCCTGTGCTGGTGTGGCGGTTCGGGGGTGTGCCGACGGATGCGGGGTTCTGGGGGACGATAGCGGTGACGGCGGTGTTTACGGCGGTTGCGAGTGTGCTGTTGACGGAGGCGGTGAAGAAGGGGCCCTTGGCGGTGGTGATGCCTGTGCAGGCGGCGGTGCCGGTGTTCGCGATGGGGGCGCTGGTGGTGATATATCATGAGCTGCCCGGCTGGGATGCGGTGGTGCTGATCGGGGTGAGCATGGCGGCGATCGCGTATACGCTTTGGGCGAGTTATGCGGACAAGCGGGCGGCGGGTGATCGGCGGATGGTGTTCGCGGTGTATTCGGTGATCGCGGCGGGGATTTTTGGGGTGTGCACGATACTGGATCGGGTGGCGATCTCGCAGGTGGCGGACGGGGCGCTGGCGTATTCGGCCTGCTGGAACCTGGTTAGTGCGGGGATCATGGCGGGGGAGACGGTGCGTGCGAGGGTGCGTGTTCGCGGGATGGGACGTAAGAACGCGGCGGCGGTGGGGATGTATGCGGGTGCGGTGCTGGTTGCGTTTTATGCGCAGCAGTACGCGGTGCAGCGGTCGCTGGAGATTGCCGGGGCGGTGGTGAACGTCAAGAGCGTGGTGATGCTGCATCTGCCGGTGGTGATACTGGCGGGGGTGCTGTTTTTCGGTGAGCGGGTGAGCAGGCGGGTGCTGGTCGGCGGGCTGGTCGCGGTGGCGGCGGGGATTTGGCTGGTGCGGGTGATTGTGTGA
- a CDS encoding RHS repeat domain-containing protein, whose amino-acid sequence MYNISAMTYRTDKNQVFAKCDIYGNYIDEVIYSYSGATGSMNFYLHDHLYSPVAIVNKATAEIAERCEYNAYGRTTFYTDKGADGNWLTTDDTKARSSSVGNAYTFTGRRLDTLDNGNLELMYYRHRYYDPQMGRFLQQDPWGMDPAANSTRYFNPRSQYKDSNNVYQYVKSWPVISVDPSGLVHVAFPGGSSGSNETVCSRMPCMETCTSDGGEYLDCWDKCSEAYNKFKDWLDGPHPDFEELNDLPCPCELKICTIPGGFGAGQQYPVPPEGWTVIEQLYYIAYLGKYHPGANWDMRSKGCPSQQCTYDHNGDLITHGTGAGTADAHNATRCSHSGGHKKHDKWPADWAMLLDGDSGKWPSSDGGCFKDYISKRPINNGNGCEQNP is encoded by the coding sequence ATGTACAATATTTCCGCAATGACTTACCGCACAGACAAAAATCAGGTTTTCGCAAAATGTGACATCTACGGCAACTACATCGACGAGGTCATCTACAGCTACTCCGGAGCGACAGGCAGCATGAACTTCTACCTGCACGACCACCTCTACAGCCCCGTCGCGATCGTCAACAAGGCCACAGCCGAGATAGCCGAACGCTGCGAGTACAACGCCTACGGCCGCACAACCTTCTACACCGACAAGGGCGCAGACGGCAACTGGCTCACCACGGACGACACAAAAGCACGATCCAGCTCCGTCGGCAACGCCTACACCTTCACAGGCCGAAGACTGGACACCCTCGACAACGGCAACTTGGAACTTATGTACTACCGCCACCGCTACTACGACCCGCAAATGGGCCGCTTTTTACAGCAGGATCCGTGGGGGATGGATCCGGCTGCTAATTCCACTCGCTACTTCAACCCCAGATCACAATACAAAGACAGCAATAATGTTTACCAGTATGTAAAATCATGGCCTGTTATTTCTGTTGATCCTTCGGGACTGGTTCATGTGGCATTCCCAGGCGGCTCTTCTGGGAGTAATGAGACTGTTTGTTCACGTATGCCATGCATGGAGACATGTACTTCAGATGGAGGAGAATATCTGGATTGCTGGGATAAATGTTCAGAGGCGTATAACAAGTTTAAAGATTGGCTTGATGGCCCCCATCCTGATTTTGAAGAACTTAACGATCTTCCATGTCCATGCGAATTAAAGATATGTACAATCCCAGGCGGCTTTGGAGCAGGACAACAATATCCTGTTCCACCCGAAGGCTGGACGGTAATCGAGCAACTTTACTATATAGCTTATCTAGGTAAATATCATCCCGGAGCAAATTGGGATATGCGTTCGAAAGGCTGTCCGTCTCAGCAGTGCACTTATGATCATAATGGTGACCTCATCACCCACGGAACGGGCGCAGGCACTGCAGATGCACACAACGCTACGAGGTGCTCACACAGTGGTGGGCACAAAAAACACGACAAGTGGCCTGCAGACTGGGCCATGTTGTTAGATGGTGACTCTGGTAAATGGCCGAGCAGCGATGGAGGTTGTTTTAAAGATTATATCAGTAAACGGCCTATTAATAATGGCAACGGCTGTGAACAAAATCCATAA
- a CDS encoding DsrE family protein: protein MGYLRDTVLVGLCIGAIGFVGSGCAGPGGSESAGRDDASAGPRADSLAVLWTSGDPAVAEKVCFMYTHNAKKAGWFDRVVLIVWGPSAKLLSEDERLQEYVERMLADGVEVKACKACADSYGVSDRLAELGIEVKYMGRPLTRMLKADGWEVLTF from the coding sequence TTGGGTTATCTTAGAGATACGGTTCTGGTTGGTTTGTGTATTGGGGCGATTGGGTTTGTTGGCAGCGGATGCGCGGGGCCGGGGGGTTCGGAGTCGGCTGGGCGGGATGATGCTTCGGCTGGGCCGCGGGCGGATAGTCTTGCGGTGCTTTGGACGAGCGGGGATCCGGCGGTGGCGGAGAAGGTGTGTTTTATGTATACGCATAATGCGAAGAAGGCTGGGTGGTTCGATCGGGTGGTGCTGATCGTTTGGGGGCCGTCGGCGAAGCTGCTGAGTGAGGATGAGCGGCTGCAGGAGTATGTTGAGCGGATGCTGGCTGACGGCGTGGAGGTGAAGGCGTGCAAGGCGTGTGCGGATTCGTATGGGGTTTCGGATCGGCTGGCGGAGCTTGGGATCGAGGTGAAATATATGGGACGGCCCTTGACGCGGATGCTCAAGGCGGACGGCTGGGAGGTTTTGACGTTTTGA
- a CDS encoding DUF456 domain-containing protein, producing the protein MLYVYVFLLVILNAFWLMFTFLALPGNWLVVLSTWGFAWWTWEERVFSVATLVVITVLAVIGEIIEFFAGMGGAKKAGASWLGAVGAIIGMVFGAVFGTVLLGVPFVGTLAGACVGAGIGAWGLEMMRGKEFEESFRFGLGAGIGTLIGTGSKFVLGVVIWIIVAVAGFVP; encoded by the coding sequence ATGCTTTATGTTTATGTGTTTTTGTTGGTGATATTGAATGCGTTCTGGTTGATGTTTACGTTTCTGGCGCTGCCTGGGAACTGGCTGGTGGTGCTTTCGACTTGGGGGTTTGCGTGGTGGACGTGGGAGGAGCGTGTGTTTTCGGTTGCGACGCTGGTGGTGATAACGGTGCTTGCGGTGATCGGGGAGATAATCGAGTTTTTTGCGGGGATGGGCGGTGCGAAGAAGGCGGGTGCATCGTGGCTGGGGGCGGTGGGAGCGATAATCGGGATGGTTTTCGGTGCGGTGTTCGGGACGGTGCTGCTGGGCGTGCCTTTTGTGGGGACGCTGGCGGGGGCGTGCGTCGGTGCGGGGATCGGTGCGTGGGGGCTGGAGATGATGCGGGGGAAAGAGTTCGAGGAGTCGTTCCGGTTTGGGCTTGGTGCGGGGATCGGGACGCTGATAGGGACGGGGAGTAAGTTCGTGCTTGGGGTGGTGATATGGATCATTGTGGCGGTTGCGGGGTTTGTTCCTTGA
- a CDS encoding redoxin domain-containing protein, which yields MNARVTVRMVILAVLSITLTACKQEAPPEASAKSAEPSGQAVNVNPGREMAEDFALLDEEGRKVRLSDLRGKIVVLEWTNYDCPFVQRHYEADTMEGLEAKYGDHVVWLAINSTHYSDTAGNKAWVEEQGLAYPVLDDHEGEVARAYGARTTPHMFVIDREGYVVYEGAIDNDPTGRGADEPVNYVDEALKRLVLRKDVEVSETKPYGCSVKLAQ from the coding sequence ATGAATGCCAGAGTTACAGTCAGGATGGTTATCCTGGCGGTTCTGAGCATCACCTTGACGGCCTGTAAGCAAGAGGCTCCACCTGAAGCTAGTGCGAAAAGCGCTGAACCGTCCGGACAAGCGGTAAATGTTAATCCAGGCAGGGAGATGGCGGAGGATTTTGCTCTGCTGGATGAGGAGGGCAGAAAGGTAAGGTTGTCGGATCTGCGGGGGAAGATCGTGGTGCTGGAATGGACGAATTACGATTGTCCGTTCGTGCAGAGGCATTACGAGGCGGATACGATGGAGGGGCTGGAGGCGAAGTATGGGGATCATGTCGTCTGGCTGGCGATCAACAGCACACACTATTCGGATACGGCAGGGAACAAGGCGTGGGTTGAGGAGCAGGGGCTTGCGTATCCGGTTCTCGATGATCATGAGGGAGAGGTTGCGCGGGCTTACGGTGCGAGGACGACGCCTCATATGTTCGTGATCGATCGAGAGGGGTATGTTGTGTATGAAGGCGCGATCGACAACGATCCTACGGGTCGGGGTGCGGATGAGCCTGTTAATTATGTGGACGAGGCGTTGAAGCGGCTTGTGCTGCGGAAGGATGTGGAGGTGAGTGAGACGAAGCCCTACGGGTGCTCGGTGAAGCTGGCTCAGTGA
- a CDS encoding GLUG motif-containing protein — MNILKNTFTALLTAALTATTLAALPGTGTESDPWLIQTRAHFDEFAADPNYWDDHTRLETDIDLSDKTYNTAVIAPDIDTANHFQGTSFTGVFDGNAHSISNLTINSDEIDRDYLALFGCMEGEASAIKNIHLTGFTVTGLGHSVHWASLCSINENGQIINCHVTNSFVGLRLQNDATFGPNIVAGLCAENYGKILSCTATDITVSGFSYVGGLCAQNIGRIEFSHANCNTFSNSSAGGLCSGNLGTIKFSYANGTTNGGSAVGGLCAANTGTINKSFATGNALGTGNEVGGLCGGNFLGSISDCYATGEASGANSVGGLCGINFKASITRCYASGNPTGNENTGGLVGKNERGFIENCYSTGKVSGNINLGGLIGKNIFGGIKRSFWNLESSEIQTSAGGLAKTTAQMQIPSTFIDDGWVVNDLSSGTPGWYMPVNDYPKLVWQHADTAQVPYLTGKSISSAQNALMSAGFATGELVYVNSFTIPADKVTSLSVFTGGYVHTSVPIDIYVSAGSSADGSPSNPFEIACRTDLESVNQDLSAHYIMTNDVFMGFDKIYSEPVIAPDTDNGTEQFDGIPFNGSIDGRNHYISYFTISSDNPLMALIGAIGSEGEVTNVQLESFDVTGRGPIGGLCGINDGLIEAVSISADIYCTLDFAGGLAGKNNGTIYSSSAECEITGGESVGGICGINSGSLNNCWSEGICKGLVNVGGLCGFNTQSIDNSHSNSRILSFSDGGNIGGLCGRNDGRITRSYATGSIEAPSDIVGGLCGANLGILEKSFAAGSVIGNSFVGGLCGNNYADSIIVSCYASGSVTAHRFLGGLCGLNEGRTSNSYATGDVTGEQGSVGGLCGENRGGIVELCYAVGSVTTDDYYHACAVTGINIELEAVIRNCFWNTETAQTDTGYLTDSDWPGTIENVTGLTTTQMQTLATFTNAGWDFVGETANGTEDIWRMCTDGTAYPRLWWEFAAADITCPDGVNLSDLAALSNTWTLSPDQPNFNPRADFNNDSTIDIADLTILAENWLEDTG, encoded by the coding sequence ATGAATATTCTCAAAAACACATTCACAGCCCTGCTAACCGCCGCCCTGACCGCAACAACCCTCGCGGCCCTGCCGGGCACAGGCACAGAATCCGACCCCTGGCTCATCCAGACCAGAGCCCACTTCGACGAATTCGCCGCCGACCCTAACTACTGGGACGACCACACCCGCCTCGAAACAGATATTGACCTCTCGGACAAAACCTACAACACCGCCGTAATCGCACCGGATATTGACACTGCGAACCATTTTCAAGGCACCTCGTTCACCGGAGTCTTCGACGGCAATGCTCATTCAATTTCCAACCTGACCATAAACAGCGATGAAATAGACAGGGACTACCTCGCTTTGTTTGGCTGCATGGAGGGCGAAGCTTCAGCCATAAAGAATATTCATCTGACCGGTTTCACGGTCACAGGTTTGGGTCATTCTGTACATTGGGCGAGCCTATGTTCAATTAACGAGAACGGACAAATAATAAACTGTCATGTGACAAATTCATTCGTCGGCCTGAGATTACAAAATGATGCAACTTTTGGACCAAATATAGTTGCTGGCCTTTGTGCTGAGAATTATGGTAAAATACTGTCATGCACTGCAACGGATATAACAGTCAGTGGCTTTAGTTATGTAGGAGGGCTCTGTGCTCAAAATATAGGTAGAATTGAATTCAGCCATGCGAATTGCAATACTTTTTCAAACAGCTCTGCGGGTGGTCTATGCAGTGGTAACCTGGGTACTATCAAATTCTCCTATGCTAACGGAACCACAAACGGTGGTTCCGCAGTTGGTGGTCTATGCGCCGCAAACACAGGCACTATCAATAAGAGTTTTGCCACTGGCAATGCCTTGGGAACTGGGAACGAAGTGGGTGGATTATGCGGCGGTAACTTCCTAGGCAGTATTTCCGACTGCTATGCGACAGGAGAAGCCAGCGGCGCCAACTCAGTTGGCGGTCTGTGTGGCATCAACTTCAAAGCCTCTATCACACGTTGTTACGCAAGCGGAAATCCAACCGGAAATGAGAATACAGGTGGACTCGTTGGAAAGAACGAAAGAGGCTTTATAGAAAACTGCTATTCTACTGGAAAAGTATCAGGTAACATCAATTTAGGTGGCCTCATCGGGAAAAATATTTTTGGTGGTATAAAACGTAGCTTCTGGAACTTGGAAAGTTCGGAAATCCAAACCAGTGCAGGCGGACTAGCAAAGACAACTGCTCAAATGCAAATTCCTTCCACATTTATCGATGATGGCTGGGTAGTAAATGATTTGAGTTCAGGAACGCCAGGCTGGTATATGCCTGTCAATGATTACCCCAAGCTCGTATGGCAGCATGCAGACACAGCACAGGTCCCATATCTAACGGGTAAAAGCATCTCTTCAGCACAAAACGCACTCATGTCGGCAGGTTTTGCAACCGGCGAACTTGTCTACGTTAACAGTTTCACCATACCCGCAGATAAGGTTACCTCTCTCTCCGTCTTCACTGGCGGTTATGTACACACCTCCGTACCCATCGACATTTACGTTTCGGCCGGTAGTTCTGCTGATGGATCGCCATCAAACCCATTTGAGATAGCTTGTCGCACTGACCTCGAGAGTGTTAATCAAGATTTGTCCGCACATTACATAATGACTAACGACGTATTCATGGGCTTCGACAAAATATACTCCGAACCTGTTATCGCTCCAGACACCGATAACGGTACGGAACAATTTGACGGCATTCCGTTCAATGGGAGTATTGACGGTAGAAACCACTATATTAGCTATTTCACCATTTCCTCAGACAACCCTCTGATGGCCTTGATAGGTGCCATAGGATCTGAAGGTGAAGTGACAAATGTGCAATTGGAGAGTTTTGATGTCACTGGACGTGGCCCAATAGGAGGATTATGCGGAATTAATGATGGACTTATTGAAGCCGTTTCAATCTCTGCCGACATATACTGCACTCTTGATTTTGCAGGAGGTCTGGCGGGTAAGAACAACGGGACTATTTACTCAAGCAGCGCCGAATGCGAGATTACTGGCGGCGAATCGGTCGGAGGAATTTGCGGAATAAACAGTGGCTCACTTAATAATTGCTGGTCGGAAGGCATATGTAAAGGACTGGTAAATGTTGGTGGCTTGTGCGGGTTTAATACCCAAAGCATTGACAACAGCCACTCTAACAGCCGGATACTTTCATTTAGTGATGGTGGCAATATTGGTGGCTTATGTGGTAGGAACGACGGACGTATTACAAGAAGCTATGCCACTGGCAGCATCGAAGCACCAAGCGATATCGTAGGCGGTCTGTGCGGAGCTAACTTAGGAATACTGGAAAAAAGCTTTGCCGCAGGTTCAGTTATAGGCAACTCATTTGTTGGCGGCTTATGTGGCAATAACTATGCTGATTCAATTATAGTCAGTTGCTATGCTTCTGGCTCTGTAACCGCCCATCGATTTCTCGGCGGACTCTGTGGGCTAAATGAAGGCCGCACATCAAACTCTTACGCTACAGGGGATGTAACCGGAGAACAAGGTTCCGTTGGAGGCCTTTGCGGGGAAAACCGAGGAGGTATCGTTGAACTATGCTATGCAGTTGGCTCAGTAACCACAGATGACTACTATCATGCCTGCGCTGTGACAGGAATCAACATCGAACTAGAGGCAGTAATCAGGAATTGCTTCTGGAATACAGAAACTGCCCAAACAGATACAGGGTACCTCACGGACTCAGACTGGCCCGGAACAATAGAAAATGTCACCGGCCTTACCACCACCCAAATGCAAACGCTCGCCACCTTCACCAACGCAGGCTGGGACTTCGTCGGCGAAACCGCAAACGGCACCGAAGACATCTGGCGCATGTGCACAGACGGCACCGCATACCCACGCCTCTGGTGGGAATTCGCCGCAGCCGATATAACCTGCCCCGACGGCGTAAACCTCTCCGACCTCGCTGCCCTCTCAAACACCTGGACCCTCTCCCCCGACCAGCCCAACTTCAACCCCCGCGCCGACTTCAACAACGACAGCACAATAGACATTGCCGACCTAACCATCCTCGCCGAAAACTGGCTCGAAGACACAGGATGA
- a CDS encoding transporter, giving the protein MNRFSPRILLVAFSFACLAQSVFAAGISIDAGLTPPEDRWILRNQFRYMEKEDDPTAMDREMYTYAFPTVIAYGFTPDLTLIARQAIKQRTMEMGETSRDAGFGDLLLLAKYKLYRLNTRDYIFGLAGTLGLELPTGDDDFGSETWDLQPGFFASWRSGPWQSDFNATYKWNGFADEGRNGLDPGDKISLDLAFAHQFNLTEEADTTIAPVLELNYEHNTRDSLSGRTVDNTGESLFFVSPGIKFTKSSFIFEALVQFPVWQDQEGSQLEQGTRFIVGTRFLF; this is encoded by the coding sequence ATGAACCGATTTTCACCCAGAATCCTTCTCGTCGCATTCTCATTTGCATGTCTCGCACAGTCCGTTTTCGCCGCAGGGATCAGCATCGATGCGGGCCTGACCCCGCCCGAGGACCGCTGGATCCTGCGAAACCAGTTCCGCTACATGGAAAAAGAAGACGACCCCACCGCAATGGACCGCGAAATGTACACGTACGCATTTCCCACCGTCATTGCATATGGATTCACGCCCGACCTGACGCTGATAGCACGTCAGGCGATCAAGCAGCGCACAATGGAAATGGGTGAAACCAGCCGCGATGCAGGCTTCGGCGACCTCCTGCTCCTCGCCAAGTACAAACTCTACCGCCTCAACACACGCGACTACATCTTCGGCCTGGCAGGCACCCTCGGCCTGGAACTACCCACCGGAGACGACGATTTCGGATCAGAGACATGGGACCTCCAGCCCGGCTTTTTCGCCTCCTGGCGCAGCGGCCCCTGGCAATCAGATTTCAACGCCACATACAAATGGAACGGCTTTGCGGACGAAGGCAGGAACGGCCTCGACCCCGGCGACAAAATCTCCCTCGATCTGGCCTTCGCTCATCAATTCAACCTGACCGAAGAAGCCGACACTACCATTGCCCCCGTACTCGAGCTCAATTACGAGCACAACACACGCGACTCGCTCAGCGGCCGAACCGTTGACAATACCGGCGAATCGTTGTTTTTCGTCTCGCCCGGCATCAAGTTCACCAAGTCGTCGTTCATATTCGAGGCCCTCGTGCAGTTTCCCGTCTGGCAGGACCAGGAAGGCTCCCAACTCGAACAGGGAACACGCTTCATAGTCGGAACAAGATTTCTGTTTTGA
- a CDS encoding heavy-metal-associated domain-containing protein yields MTRIFTILLTLTIIFTALGCTESEQVAPETTKLEESFAPNAQVYEVFGMDCPGCQGGVEKLLKKIPEVEDAKANWQKQRLVVTPKPGTEVTDEAVHDAIERANFTPGKRLQ; encoded by the coding sequence ATGACCCGCATTTTTACTATATTACTGACACTAACCATCATCTTTACGGCTCTGGGCTGCACAGAATCTGAACAGGTAGCCCCCGAAACCACTAAACTGGAAGAATCATTCGCCCCCAACGCCCAGGTTTACGAGGTTTTCGGCATGGATTGTCCCGGCTGTCAGGGTGGTGTCGAAAAACTGCTCAAAAAGATCCCCGAAGTTGAAGACGCAAAAGCCAACTGGCAGAAACAGCGGCTTGTCGTAACCCCAAAACCCGGCACAGAAGTAACCGACGAAGCGGTTCACGACGCAATAGAACGTGCTAACTTCACCCCCGGCAAACGCCTGCAATAA
- a CDS encoding glycoside hydrolase family 65 protein: MSEWLLKYKGFDPDQEGLREALCTLGNGYFATRGAAAEAEDDGVHYPGTYLAGGYNRLTSHVEGQAIENEDLVNIPNWLPLNFRIDDGDWFTIANVTLDSYEQTLDMHEGILHRKVEFTDQTGKKLRYHSRRLVHMGFPHLAAIQLTLTPLNFTGTIEFRSALDGTVTNNGVPRYRKLEDKHLDPLETHVHNDTILLTVITNQSRIEISQAARTRVYSDGQLLDPERTTDSDKAQIAQNLKLDAKQGQPLTVEKIVTLYTSRDHAISNSSIEALKDARNAKTFNELADTHKLAWENLWSRIKVDLQNTYEEEKVQMQAVLNLYTFHILQTTSRHSIDLDVGVPSRGWHGEAYRGHILWDELFIFPFLNIRMPSIGRALLLYRYRRLKEARAAAREQGYKGAMFPWQSGSNGREESQKIHYNPKSGRWIPDNSRLQRHVNAAIAYNVWKYYEATADISFLCNHGAEMIWEIARFWSSKATWNEDLQRYEIHRVMGPDEYHDGYPDTDEPGLNNNSYTNIMVVWLMNKALKLYELLPEYRAKELSHVLGITKEETERWKHISQRMRIVFHGDGIISQFEGYDKLQEFDWEGYKKRYGNIQRLDRILESEDDTPNRYKLAKQADVLMLFYLFSSEQLNDLFTQLGYEFDRETIPRNINYYIDRTSHGSTLSWVAHSWVLSRSDREGSWDLFKKALQSDIADIQGGTTPEGIHLGAMAGTVALVQKAYTGMDTRDDTLVLNPCLPEHLAKLELRMVYRGHPLFVKVETHKLTITKLCDCPGPVNLDFRGKMKKLNAGQTLEFKL; this comes from the coding sequence ATGAGTGAATGGCTCCTCAAATACAAAGGTTTTGACCCGGACCAGGAAGGCCTCCGCGAGGCCCTCTGCACGCTCGGCAATGGATACTTCGCAACAAGAGGCGCAGCAGCCGAGGCAGAGGACGACGGCGTACACTATCCCGGCACCTATCTCGCCGGCGGATACAACCGCCTGACCTCCCACGTCGAAGGTCAAGCCATAGAAAACGAGGATCTCGTCAACATCCCCAACTGGCTGCCGCTGAACTTCCGCATTGACGACGGCGACTGGTTCACCATCGCAAACGTCACCCTCGACTCATACGAACAGACCCTCGACATGCACGAGGGTATCCTCCACCGCAAAGTAGAGTTCACCGACCAGACCGGCAAAAAACTCAGATACCACAGCCGCCGACTCGTCCATATGGGCTTCCCGCACCTCGCTGCCATACAGCTCACACTCACTCCCCTGAACTTCACCGGCACCATAGAGTTCCGATCCGCCCTCGACGGCACAGTAACCAACAACGGCGTCCCCCGCTATCGCAAACTCGAAGACAAGCACCTCGATCCCCTGGAAACCCACGTTCATAATGATACCATCCTCCTGACCGTAATAACCAACCAGTCCCGCATCGAAATATCCCAGGCCGCCCGCACCCGCGTATACTCCGACGGCCAACTGCTCGACCCTGAACGCACAACAGACAGCGACAAGGCACAGATCGCCCAGAACCTCAAGCTAGACGCAAAACAAGGCCAGCCGCTGACCGTCGAAAAGATCGTCACACTCTACACCTCCCGTGACCATGCAATATCAAACAGCTCCATCGAGGCCCTCAAGGACGCACGTAACGCCAAAACATTCAACGAGCTCGCCGACACTCACAAACTAGCATGGGAAAACCTCTGGTCCCGCATTAAGGTCGACCTGCAGAACACCTACGAAGAAGAAAAGGTCCAGATGCAGGCCGTTCTCAATCTCTACACGTTCCACATTCTCCAGACAACATCCCGCCACAGCATCGACCTCGACGTGGGCGTACCCTCGCGCGGCTGGCACGGCGAAGCATACCGAGGCCACATCCTCTGGGACGAACTGTTCATCTTCCCCTTCCTAAACATCCGAATGCCCAGCATAGGCCGTGCCCTTCTGCTCTATCGCTACCGCCGTCTAAAAGAGGCCCGAGCCGCCGCCCGCGAACAGGGATACAAAGGCGCAATGTTCCCCTGGCAGTCAGGCAGCAACGGCCGAGAAGAAAGCCAGAAAATACATTACAACCCCAAGTCAGGCCGATGGATACCCGACAACTCCCGCCTCCAGCGTCACGTCAACGCCGCCATCGCATACAACGTCTGGAAGTATTACGAAGCCACCGCCGACATCAGCTTCCTCTGCAATCACGGCGCGGAAATGATCTGGGAGATCGCCCGCTTCTGGTCCAGCAAGGCAACCTGGAACGAAGACCTCCAGCGTTACGAGATCCACCGCGTAATGGGCCCCGACGAATACCACGACGGCTACCCCGACACCGACGAGCCGGGTCTGAACAACAACTCCTACACCAACATCATGGTCGTCTGGCTCATGAACAAGGCCCTCAAGCTCTACGAGCTCCTCCCCGAGTACCGCGCAAAAGAACTCAGCCACGTCCTCGGCATCACCAAAGAAGAAACCGAACGCTGGAAACACATCTCCCAGCGCATGCGCATAGTCTTCCACGGCGACGGCATCATCAGCCAGTTCGAAGGCTACGACAAGCTGCAGGAATTCGACTGGGAAGGCTACAAAAAACGCTACGGCAACATCCAGCGCCTCGACCGCATACTCGAATCTGAGGACGACACACCCAACCGCTATAAGCTCGCAAAACAGGCCGACGTCCTCATGCTCTTCTACCTGTTCTCATCCGAACAGCTCAACGACCTCTTCACCCAGCTCGGCTACGAATTCGACCGCGAAACCATCCCCAGAAACATCAACTACTACATCGATCGAACCTCACACGGCTCCACCCTGAGCTGGGTCGCCCACTCATGGGTCCTCTCACGCTCCGACCGCGAAGGCTCATGGGACCTCTTCAAAAAGGCCCTTCAGTCCGACATCGCCGACATACAGGGCGGCACAACCCCCGAAGGCATCCACCTCGGTGCAATGGCCGGAACCGTCGCCCTCGTGCAAAAAGCCTACACAGGCATGGACACCCGCGACGACACCCTCGTCCTCAATCCCTGCCTGCCCGAACACCTCGCAAAACTCGAACTCCGCATGGTCTACCGAGGCCACCCCCTCTTCGTAAAAGTCGAAACCCACAAACTCACCATAACCAAACTCTGCGACTGCCCCGGCCCCGTAAACCTCGATTTCCGCGGCAAAATGAAAAAACTGAACGCCGGCCAAACCCTCGAATTCAAGCTTTAG